In Lates calcarifer isolate ASB-BC8 linkage group LG23, TLL_Latcal_v3, whole genome shotgun sequence, a single genomic region encodes these proteins:
- the crp1 gene encoding LOW QUALITY PROTEIN: pentraxin fusion protein (The sequence of the model RefSeq protein was modified relative to this genomic sequence to represent the inferred CDS: inserted 2 bases in 1 codon) — translation MKFAVVLLSLFGLSLSLSLGTQVGLTDKVLVFPYETDFSFVALVPQKEMSLRAFTLCMRVATELPEERQIILFAYRTADYDELNVWREKDGRISFYMSGDGVFFHLPPLTTFRTSLCLSWESRTGLAAFWVDGKRSTYQVYKPGHTIRPQGTVLLGQDPDKHLGGLEAVQSFVGEVTDLNMWDFVLSRSMIQAMXHYGHKVPKGNIFDWATMEYELNGNVMVVDDD, via the exons atg aagTTTGCTGTGGTTCTGCTCAgtctctttgggttgtctttGAGTCTCTCCCTTGGTACACAAG tggGTCTGACCGACAAAGTCCTGGTCTTCCCTTATGAGACAGACTTCAGCTTCGTGGCCCTGGTCCCACAGAAGGAGATGAGTCTGAGAGCCTTCACGCTCTGCATGCGTGTGGCCACCGAGCTGCCGGAGGAACGTCAGATCATCCTGTTCGCCTACCGCACGGCTGACTATGACGAACTCAACGTGTGGCGTGAGAAGGATGGGCGCATCTCCTTTTACATGAGCGGTGACGGTGTCTTCTTCCACCTGCCACCCCTCACCACCTTCCGCACCAGCCTCTGCCTGTCTTGGGAGTCTCGCACAGGCCTCGCAGCTTTTTGGGTGGATGGGAAGCGGAGCACCTACCAGGTCTACAAACCTGGACACACCATTCGTCCGCAAGGCACCGTCCTCCTGGGGCAGGACCCAGACAAGCATCTGGGTGGTTTGGAGGCCGTGCAGAGCTTTGTAGGGGAGGTGACTGATCTGAATATGTGGGATTTTGTGCTGTCTAGGAGCATGATCCAGGCCAT GCACTATGGGCACAAGGTCCCTAAGGGAAACATCTTTGACTGGGCCACCATGGAGTATGAGCTGAATGGGAACGTGATGGTGGTGGATGATGACTGA